The DNA segment ATATGTAGGGTAGTATATGTTCTCTCATGACTTATGATTATAGTTCCCTCCAACTAcctcttatttattattaattgcacaTTTAATCCacaatagagaataattatttatttcaatatgcaACTCTTTGGAGTGACTTGATCGAAAATTCAGGTTTAATGATCTGATACGAAACCTACTTAATTTAATAGcaagtttacaatatttttcaccaTCAGAAGAATGCGGAATTCCCAGACAATTAATGCTACACTTGAGGTAAGATAAGAGGAATGGCCGGTATTATGaaacaattttcaaatcataGACCAATTATCAGAAACAGCTACTTGATGGGGCGATCGCTAACTACAGCTTACTTTGACAAGACTTTCTAACTAGTCATTAACGCTCATCCTTTCAGCTAACAAAACTGATGGCTACTCTAACTAGGGAGTACAGTTACTAGTCAAAAATCCATTCCAAATTACAGTTATTAGATATTCGGAAATTTATAATCGGCGGACATCTATTAAATGAATTTCTTGGCAAATTGTAGTTCCATACACAGTACGGTGactacaataaattttaaaagaatgattgaattgataaataacaataaatttttagGTCCATATTGATGTGAGAAATGTCTATTATTCTGAATTATACTATTTTCTCCatttttatgattcaatttgaaaaataagtttGAGTAGCCTGATAGGATTCTACAATACGAAGCCTCAAGTAGATCAAAGCTAATATACTGGTTgctacaaattgaataataatctgATGATTTATTCACCTTTCGTAGAGAAAACGAATTCAGCATTTGAATTTTGCCAACCTGAATTTTCAACACCGTATctggaaaaattgtttttatttattaattctacctTATTATGAGGTAGGCAATATCAAATGATTTCTCCAGAGACAAATTCTAGTTACAggtcattttcatctattcactttTTTAGGGTGATGCCCTCTTATAAGCTTCAGgcttggtgatgatgatgagagatgaataaAACACGTGTTCTACTTCTCGAAAGATcttcattcatctctcatctcATCACCAAGCCTGAAGCTTATAAGAGGGCATCACCCTAAAAAAATTGACCGGTACCGGTCAATACGAATCAAATATAACATATAATTAGCGGAGTTGGCAACTCAAAGAAACCCCTATGCAACGGGTCGGGAAAAGCAGGCGCATGTCTTTTTTAACTTTGCTAAACGATAAACATGTCAGCGCGACCACGGAGCGTGTGAAACCAGCTTGAGAAATGTTGCATGCCACAATATAACTAGTGATACATTTTTGAGGATAGgtagttttttatcaatattttcaagggAAATCGTTCCGCTAGGCATATgatgaacagaaaagaaatcaGGTATTTAAATGTAAGATCAGCGCTAACTGATTGCAATGAAGTCTGGTTAGGGAGAGACAGTGATAGTCAGAAGAGTGAAGTGGACGCACTCCCATGACCGTCGCAACCAGATTGGCAGTGGCCAAGTGCCCAGTGGCAGTGGAATCTCGCCTCTGCTCACATGTGAATGCCAGTGTCGTCCTGAAGCAGCTCGTCCGTCCAGTTCTCGAGCAACCGGAGGCCGCGCAGCTACAAAACCTGCTTTCGACAGGGGTTTTCGATTCATTTGTGAGTAAAATTTGCCCGCGAGTAAAATTTCCACCACCAAACGTATTTACTCAAAAAGATCAACCAAtctttccaacaataataatttcaaggaAGAATGTAGTCATTTGTAAAATCAGATCTGATTAATCGATGGAAGGCAAAAGCTGTGTTCAAATAAAGAGCTATGCTGATTCGATAGGTAGTCTGTTCACATAATCTCGAaaagtaattattttctatgaatcataaaaataaatatacaagCAAGAAATATTTGATagagttgaataaaaataatgaaattatattatttgatggAATTAGAAAGTGTAAATCCATATATTTTGCTATTAACTACCCTCAAGACCTCTGAGATTACTTCATGTAACTTATAAACAACAAGGAAAACAGCTACAAGTGAATTTGACTGCTTAATTCACTATATTCATTATTAGTAGAGTTTATTGTATATTATGTAGTGTTTCAGTTGATGGGTCTTTTGTTATaaatcttcaaaattatttttgtccTAACTTCCTTTTGTTCTGTCTTTTTTTACTTCGtgatttactttttaatttgctactttgtcttatcgtttgtaatTATTGGGATGTGACCTAGTTTTCCGTAGTTTTATTTAGtttgtttaaaataagctcTATTTTCCTTTTCTTTGAAGGTGTTCTCATAGGTGtgctcactgccggcgcacaagttgttATTTGCCGGAAGTGTcatattgtaattgagaatatttattcattaacttGTATGTAATTACTTTTAtggcaataaataataattcggATTTCTGTACAATGCTTATAATGTATAGGTACTTTATTCGCATTTCAACAATTGCAATGTCACATATTCTCATTCTCAtggaaaatattacaaaatatatcatctttACTTTCATCAATTTCTTTATTAAAATCATATACCGGTACTGTAAGCTGCATATTTACCAGTCATTTCTGCACGGATTCAAACATTGGGCATACATCTGCAAGTCTGGATTGAATTAGATAAGCCCAATAAAGTGTCTAATCTTACCTTATCTTCATTCACGTTATAAACAAATAGAGAAATTAAATTGCGCATAATTTTTAGAATGctctattcaaaataatttagtAGAATGATTGATTGACTAAAAAAGTCCAGTTAAGATACAATATCGATAATTAAAAAGATTTTCATAATTTACAGTAATATTTCAAAAGATTATCAAGAACATCAATCTAAATCATTATTACTAATATTACTAATTCAATTatcaaacattaaattattcgGATGTGAAAGGGAAAAATAAGAGATTAGAAAACGTGACCCAGTGACCCCACAGTTGAGCCCATCACTTAAATTACGGTAggtatataataatatgtattgaattcttCAAATTGTTTTCTTTAGCTCTGGCTCAGTTTATAATTATTAGGTATTATATATATGGAAGCTCCGAAACCAGAATATTTATAGTGAGAGCAGTTTTCTTGAACGGGTTATTTGATGCAACACTACCCATACAATAACAACcacaacaacaaaaataatcatttgCTTTAGAGATTAACGTTGAATTGACATGGGAGAATGTATatgatttgaataatgatttAAAGAGTAGGTCTACTATAATACCGTATAAATGTAAGTGGAATACATTCAATCTTCCCTTCTCTGATTGACAATCCTTTTGAGAAGGATCAGGAATAATCCTAAGAATAATCCCAAAAAAATAAATCCTAAGAATAATCCTAAGAAAATAAATCCTAAGAATAATCctatattgatttattattaccgtaggtattttaattattgagGAACATTGGTCCAATAAATGTATAGCATGCGATGATTCTTCTTTCCATATTTTATTCTCACCAATATGATGTAACACTTTCACAGCCATCAATAACAACTCAAGAGCACGAGTATTCAAATTTCTGCTAAAACTggaattcatattattattattattccatattACCCCggttgtttttgttttttcccTGGCCTTGAGAAGTTGTCTGTCCACTGAACTCGTAGAATATCTTGCATGTGCACAACTTGAATGATTTCCCTGTGGTTTTCCCCACAGAGATCCTCATAACTCTTCAGGTCTCACATCCGAAACATTGTTAGTTAATTGCATGGTTCACCCAAGATGGGAAGTAAATTTATAagacaatttaaataaataagaaaccGAGCTCAGTACAGGATGTGCTATAGACTTATAGCCTACAACAGTTGAAGTTATATCATCACTAAATCATAGTAAGTGcaagattatttttatttcatttttgcaTATAATCCAATCATTGATCAATTCACATGCAAGCTCCACCATGACCAATTTTTCcatgaataaattatactaTATTCGCTGAGCGTGAACAATTTTTGTGATCAGAACATATCTATCTCCTTCTTTTAATCACCATTTTACTGAATTCGTCTTTATGCTTTCTTATAAGGTAAAAGTTCAATCTATTCCGACATTTTTCATTCTACGGTGGGAGGGGGAAGGGATCGAAGACACAACTTCGTACATGATATTCTTGTAGGACGGCTGAAAAACAATTTATGAGAGGGGGGATAATAAAATTCGAAATATTTATGGGAGGCGCATCAATGAGCTTATGGGGTGGGGTGACttttattctaaatttctaataCGAGATTTCCAGTATACTCCCAGAAGAGCCCTAATTAAAAATGATTgcctctcatcgaatttccttcCAACTATCCTATACaccatgttgtcaatatttgaaatttgcagTACCTAGCAGTAGTCTTCGAGGTGGTTTACAGCATTCAactttgaattttcgtttagtaataattattatccattgatCCGTTCATGAAAACTAAAAAGATTTAGTTTAGCGTACGGAAACGTCTACTGTTTTACccagaaaaattttaatttgcaGGCATGCTCAGTTCATTGCAGTTAAGGCACCAAAATCGtcattttcattataaattaatcagccaataataatatcaaattgacACAATACACACCTCATAGTCGAGGACTTgggaatattattttgtgaagattctatattcaaaacttcATCAATTTATGACCAGAATAGCAATTTTCTtctatttcaagtttttcacagctctaaataaatttattgagacTGGAccaaaaattttaatttcattaacTATTTGCCATTGACGACTTTAACTTGGGAGAATGTAGGTACAAATTTCTACAAATGTAGGTAGTACTTAAAGAGTAAAGTGTGTTGGGATTCCCCAGATCAGGTCAATCTTCTTCCGcttttttaaacattttctaAACTCTTCAACAACGACTGGTAGATTTTAGAATTTGATACATAATGAGTTCAGCTGAAGACTTTTGAGTGtgttgaaaatagaaaatttactgAAATGTCATCTTAATAGATATTACtttctaatattgttttaagTAAATATCAGTGAGTTGTTTTAGTAGAGAGCAAAGGAgacaataaatatttgaaatgttgtatAACTAGTTTCTGTCGAAATTTCTCCAACAGAACAGTGATGGTAttcatgatatacaaataacgGCAACTTGCAGAAAAATGAAGTAGTGGtacataataatttgaatcaatCGACAAGGTGTATCTTGTAAGTAGTAAGTCATACcatatagagaaacaataggtaacgtaagtagatatcccatggtatagggcgtttatgtggcaacttttactgttatctcaagtcgattactatcgattattataaatttttactgttttgtttgggtgagagtgtatgaacggcacaatatgatagactaccagcgtcactcacctttttgggaaagaaatcggcttgagataacagtaaaagttgcgacataaacgccctataccatgggatatctacttacgctattgtttctctatggtcataCTTACCGATGTGcgatatctatataatatagtcATTAAACATTAGGCTACCTACAAGCTACAATATAATAAGCCAGTGTACAACATAATACAGCGTAGGTACCGTATATTAGTTGTTTCTCTCTAAATATTAGCCTTACagtatgatattttatgttctTGTAAAATTAATCTTCAAACCATCAAAAAGACTATTGAATGAACatacttttcaaaataaagaaTGTTCTCAGATCgattttatttgcaatttttCATTACTAAGACCAATTGACGTAAAACTCAATGGAACTTTCTgttatgaattaatttatattgaagaaCTCTAATAAACACGTACCGTAGCCTATCTTCTCATCATTCTCTATCTAaccaataaaaaatgaaatgaaaaacatTTAGAAGTAGATTATCCTATAACACAAGATAAGAGAGTGAGTGAATAGGGGGATTTAATTGGCTTTTAACAAAATACTAGTTTGCAACgaggatattataaaaaagCTGGGAACAAATTAATGACGATGTAGCTCCAATTCAGGGACAACTTTTTATATTGATTTCTTCTGGATTAATTAGTAGGATATATTCCAAGGTTGACCCACGTATAGTTAATTGTTTCGGAAGAGCTACAGCAGCCCACTAAAATATGcctaattattaaatattttgtaaataatgtcATATCTGAACTAAGTGATACTTCTCTCTTTACAAAGGGAAATTTGCATGCTtaatatacagtatttctaCCATTTGCAATTATTTGAAAcatctcattattattttataaatgttatAAGAAATGATTCATATTATAACAAATATCATTCGTCTTGATCAGCTATATCTAGcctaaatgaaataaatagacTCAGTAGGCCTATTGTAGGCTACCTAGCTATGTAagtgtaaaatataattcatcttCTTAAAGAGCCAACATGATAATCAACcacaataatcattattattatccaaaGTAAATCACTCATAAAATCAATCATCTCAGTAATGTCGAATTCTATAAATAGTACGTTGATCTCTGAAAAACAACTAATGAGATGTATGGAAAACCATAAAAGTTGAAGCAATATGTAGTAAAAACCTCTTACTGATAGTTGACGACGACGAATATAACATTccattattgcattattttatGACAACCATATCTAATGAAGCAATATCATAGTAGTGTTCTCTCTCCATACACTATGTCATTGTGTATATTCAaagtatgatattttttattattcatggaTTAAATCATTTCCCCACAACAAGGGATTGTTATATGCTTGGGCTATATTCGAACCTATAAAGTTGATACATTTGGTAGATAGCCTACCGTAATGCAGCCTATTTATTACGAATCACAGATGCAGAAttatctatttttatgaattcaCGCAGTGAGCTTTCACTTCTATCCCAAACCAGTTGTTCTTCGAACAACCTAGAaggattataattatatatacaaacTAATAGGTAATCACAGATGTCTATTGTAAGTAATTTAAGGTGGTTAGGGTTGGCTAGAAGTTGAGGAGGCCAACTATTGTAAAATTGGTTTATGTAAAATACATCGTAAAGATACATTTCAGCCCTATAACCATCAGCTATAAAATACAGAAACAAACAATTCACgaaaaaatacaaatcaaaGACCTAATTATTTAGCCGtaattttcatatcattataATAGGCTACTCGTGAattatcctatagtgaggtccacgctataagggcagtgtttgattggcaatggtattgctatatccttgtctatcattcaacaaagcttatagcgctatctctttctcgctttgctctgttgccagatcgtcttttaacaatgtagaactaataattagcctaattaagaaaatatttcatcttaaatatgaaaattcattatgaaaatataaaaaaatataatttctcattattatttaacgaaaatcctaaataaatgctgcaaatcaccccgaagacttctgctactgcagacattgacaacagggttaacagcttaATGGAAAtccgatgagaactactatccaaaaattagttgccagcccgggaatcgaacccggtacctcccaattgctagtcaggaatgcttacccttacaccaaactgacaatctctgaatAGCAGCGcccattttatacgaagccatagcggccaaccagtttacagatggaattaaaatagagaatgcatttattcaaatgctaagtcttcggggtgatttgcagcatttatttgggattttcgttgaataataattatatattaattagcatttgaataaatgcattctctattttattccaTCTATAATTActcacttaataaaatataatttattaattcaaatgagaatgaatagttaattttacatcaataaacctgtatcaactactgtctatagaaggcattgacaagacagaggatcggcacgttgttctcgtatctttctccatattgccattataacgtggacctcactatagtgtttgTCCCTTACtaagaaagtgaatattgagatgaGACCTTTAACATTGGAAATGCAAAGATTGGGTACtaaaaaaaattggataatttaTCAAAACATGACTCTTGTTTTCTCTAAAACTGAATAGGTCTGCAGAGCCTAGTAGTAAATCGTAGGCTATTCCTGAAGAAGATTGGAGCTCTGtcattctcctcatcctcttacACTGATTGTATAGAAAATACTTTTACAAAACCAATTACTGCCTATGTACCCTTATCATAGGTAAAACTTGTGTGCAGCAATTATAGGTTATAGAGCAAAaatgttttgttcaataattactttgctatttttttttaatttcttgagattgaataataaatgagtTTTCAATTTCTAGGTTCACAGAATATGAGTGAAAAATCGGAGCTGAATGGCGCTGTTGAAAATGGTAGAAATGAgagtaaaattgcaactttacCAAAGCAAATTGCGGAAGGAGAGCCATTACTTGAAGAGACCAGAAAAGAAAAAGCAAGACTTCGTCTAAAGCAAGTGAGTGATTATAATTTCCATTTCTAAACCAACTCCTTCTTGatatgtataattatttattctacttaTATTCAATTTCCTCCCCGGTATTTTACCTCGCatcgaataatttattatagctcATTTATTGGAACAACATGAGAAGATATGCCTTCTTCAACTGTTTCAATAGAAAATGTTTATTAACCCATGTATAAAACAAACTAATTACCTATTATAAACTTCcattttatatttatgtatatattttgtttgtatcATCGTACCAGAGTACTAGGGACTTATAATTTCAAGAAGATTCACTCTTTATGAAGAAACAGATTTAGATCGTACTACCTACGTATCTGCGCTACTATATAATTAAATTGTTCCTcgcacagaaacggtaagaccCCTCATGAGAGCTCTTCAAGTGAATCATGTCAAGTGAACTGAGAATCTAAAGATTTTTATAACTCAAActgcaatattttattgaaactaCTTTAATGTATTCCAGGCATTAGCAATTGGAGGTCCATTCATAATAACACTAGGCGTGGGAATGACTTCAGGATTTTCGGCCGTTCTCCTACCTCAACTCATGAGCAATGAAACAACTATACAAATCACTCAAGACCAATCTTCTTGGATAGGTGATTATCGTTTGATAAGATTTGCTACTTCTCTTCTAATTTTACAACTTTGTATCAAGTTTGTTTGGcggttttataataaaattgagaTCCATGATTTTTTGTGGAATAAGATATGatacaataaatttatcataCCGTTAATATAGGTAGCTTAGATCAAAGAAAATGGAAACATTAATTTGctatggaataattattatcattatacagtattttttgTGAACAATGTTGTGCCATACACCCGTTCTTAAATTCAGCATTCAATATTCTTGTACTTCATTGGTAGCCTTCagaaattctaattttatttctgttggCATACATGTAAGTTGATCAAACATTTGTTCTGTTAGTGTTCCTGAGTATCTCCAGATATTCTTTTGAGAAGAGGTTCATAtcatttacaattttattttcaacgcAATGTTAACATATCGGCTGAAGTACAGCGATGAAAATTTTCCAAGACACATAGAATATGAAGGAGATTGAAATTAACTCATCATTACGAGTATTATATTGCAGGTTTCATTACGGCTCCCAAGCAGTAATCAACACCACAAGAAATAAGCCAATTTTCTAAAAGGGTTAGAAAGGGGGTTCGGAAGAGTTCTGTTTCAGTTGAAGACTCTTCATTTCCTACAGCAATAGTCTGTTATAAAAATTGAGGTCTCAATATTCTTGTATCTCTGAAAATAATGCCAACAGTTTTTGATATTGGGGAAACATCCCCTgcattttgtttcattttgttTAAATGCGGTGCGGTACTTGAATGTTGAACTATATATATGGAAGTTGACCTACTGAATGATAGATCTCAATTTCCAAGTTCTAGATTGAGAGACTTAATTCAACCGAGATTGTCAGCAGAatctaaattattttaaatttgaaagtgGAAGTCTTGGCAATAAACGATAAATagtcaatcaatattttcgttGGTACCTTACAGGATCGGAGATTAAAAGATATGTTCATTCCCTTGTTATATGTAATTGATCATGATAAATAGATACTGTTCGTAATATTTAGGAGAAGAGAACGTTTTGGGCTAGTGGCTAGCGTCTgcgtattttcttctcaatgtTATAATGTTTTTgatctaataaattattatgaataggaTGAATATGTcagttcaatcaatttaattttaaaatgctCAAATTCTGGTaactcaaaaacttgaaacttgaattaCCGTAACTATATCGACGATTTGATAGTTGGAATATATTATTTCCATTGGagaaataattggaattttGAATACCGATagctttttcatttgaaatcatattaTAGTAAAAGGTCGATTTAATATAATGTGTGTTTGACTCTCTGTTTCAGCTAGCCTAGCAGTTCCCCCAATGGCGGTCGGCTGTATATTGAGTGGCTACTTGATGGAGGAATTTGGACGCAGACTGATACAAATGTTTACCAGTATGCTATTCGTGATTGCCTGGGTGATTGTGTCGGTGTCAACGAGTGTTGAAGTCCTGTACGTTGGCCGAATAGTGTCCGGCCTAAGTGCAGGCCTGCTCAGTCCCCTTTGCCTAGTTTACATAGCTGAAGTATCAGACCCAGTCATCAGAGGCACATTCCTAGCTTCCATTCCGTTGGCTATATCCACCGGCGTGTTGGTTTCACACAGTCTGGGTACATTCCTCAACTGGAAGCTATCAGCAGCGATTTGCGCTGTTTTCCCTCTGGTCAGCTATATATTCTACTATTTCGCCCCAGAGTCTCCTCTATGGTTAGCCAACAAGGGTTACACGAAAAAGGCCGAAGAAACTTTTAGATACCTGAGAGGATACTCCAAGTCCTCATCTGATGAACTCCATATTCTCCTAAATAGAACCACCAAGGCCAAAGATAAATCTTCTGAAATCAATAAAGAAACAGTGAAACGAATCTTGAGTCCCACATTCTTGAAACCACTGATCACTATGTtggtattatttttcattcaacagttCAGTGGAATCAATGCAGTCATTTATTACTCAGTCGATATATTAAAAAGCACAACATCCAATGTCAACGAGTATCTTGCCACtatcattgttgacattctcAGAGTTATAATGTCCGTCACCATGTGTTTtgtgatgaaaaaatacaaTCGGAGGAGTCTTGCCTTGTTCTCTACAATAGCCACAGGGATATCACTCCTACTCTTTTCACTTGCCTTCAGATTTCTGCCTCAAAATTATTCATGGGTGAATTTTGtcataatttctctctatataTGTTGCGTCTACTCAGGATTAGTTCAGATACCCTGGATTTTGACAGGAGAGGTGAGATAATATGTTTGAATTggacaaattaaaaataatcgaCAAAATTGGAATACAGTAGAATAGGCCTACCTATAAACTATCAACCATAATGTAAATTATGGATGGAGACATTAATACTCAGAGTGTCCAACGAAAAGGTGTAACGCTGAACGCTATGGTCattttttgttgtaaatttcatgtagaatctatgatCTTCAGCTGTTACACCTTCCGTGGGACACCCTGTCTGAGCTGGGATGTAGTCCCAGTAAAAGAGGGTCTAAAAACCCCCTTCAGTAAATTCAACTACATActgtataaattattattgaactcgCAAGTTAAACTTGCCAAACTTTAAATTCGTTTGCCTGAAGTCAAGATTATCTTATAAAAGTGACGTACCGGTACTACCGTACTTATCACAGTAGTGGAAGATGAATAAAAAACTTATCAGAAATACAATCCTCAGTTAATATCATATAGGTAATGTATCAATTCAGTTTTTAGTGGCAACTTGAGTCGTTCCTCGATCCAATTATTTGTTGAACTCATTTCCATCAGAATCAATCacatatttaaaataccttAATTATTATAGTTCTGACTAAAACATGCtccatttaattttattgttttattattttttctagatATTCCCTACTACTATGAGAGAGATTGGCAGCGGAGGCTGTACCTGTTTTGCATTCTTGATGTTCTTCACAGTTGTGAAAACCGGTCCAGTAATGTTTTCGGAAATAGGAACCGGTAACGGGTTCCTTGTCTATGCTGTGATAGCCCTAGCAGGCTCGGTGTTCATCTATTTTTTCCTACCGGAAACCAAAAACATGACACTGCAAAAGATAGGAGATGgatacaaagatgataatgACAATAAAACAGTTACAAAAGTTTAATTTATATGCGAAAATTTCTAAAGAGGCTGTGTTAATTTAGTtgacaaattataataatttaagagCTGAAGAAAATTAAAGAAGTCTTTTATTCAGGCTGTTATTCAAAACACTTGATACATTAtagaaaatcaatcaatataaagTTTCATGCTTGTgtactttttaattttttgttgagcgtattaaataaaatgttataattaTGTAAAGTTAGTATAAATGTACCTTTATAGTAGCAAAATATGTGCGGTGAGTAGGCCGAGAGTGGGAGTATACCTAGGAGTACTGTACTACAAGCACATATTTTATAGACAGGTAGGCCTATTATTCTCAAGTCTAACAATGTCCACTTTCTTGCTTAGGGCTGCAAGCTTGCTTGAATTTTGTAAATGtgtatttacataaaaattgaaaatcagaattataattataattaaacttGCAAATGGCTAAACAAAAGTTGAAACATTTTATGAAAAccgaaaaataaatattaaaatggaaagttttatttttaaagtagGACTATATGAGTCATAGGGAatcttttgataaaaaaatgtcaTCCTCATTAAATTGAAACCAAAGCCTATGTTTTCATGAAGGATGCTTTAACCGTGCTACACCGTACTtcactttttaaatttattagtGATGTTATCTATCACTAGGTAGTACTTCAGAATGAATATTTCTATTCTAAAACTTTATCAAGTTGAGTAGGCTAAGTTGATGAAAGTAAGCCAAATCTCatgtgtcaaatcaaatcaaaatcaaaatccatTTATTGCCAAAGACAAATTACGATATTTGTATAGGCCACGacatgaaaaaattatatatatatatatatatatatataatatatatatatatatatatatatatatatatatataccacaTAAAAACAACAAGAAATCATCACATCAATGTCTTAAAAAATTTTCATACCATATTGAAgccaaaatattcatcattaggTAGTATAAAAACAGTTtcttattagaataaaaaattatcgtACTTAGAATTACACTTcgatgtatttatttatatatgtgtgagatttcttgaaatttttcatgtttAAGATAATAAGGGAAAGGAAATGTTCAATACtatagtccatacaaaattagttccgacttggagggatatgcgcggagcagagaaaagtagggatacaacggcggcaATGTTTCCATGCTAAAGTGGCCAGCGTTCTGTGATCTCTATAAAGTGAGTGTAATATATCTTATAAGTGAGTGTTCAACTGCACCTGATACGCTTATgtagtttcctctctgaaagcactgTGTCGACTGAATGTAGTCGACAAATTGGCAAATGCACTTCTTT comes from the Nilaparvata lugens isolate BPH chromosome 1, ASM1435652v1, whole genome shotgun sequence genome and includes:
- the LOC120355053 gene encoding facilitated trehalose transporter Tret1-like isoform X1; translated protein: MEGKSCVQIKSYADSIGSQNMSEKSELNGAVENGRNESKIATLPKQIAEGEPLLEETRKEKARLRLKQALAIGGPFIITLGVGMTSGFSAVLLPQLMSNETTIQITQDQSSWIASLAVPPMAVGCILSGYLMEEFGRRLIQMFTSMLFVIAWVIVSVSTSVEVLYVGRIVSGLSAGLLSPLCLVYIAEVSDPVIRGTFLASIPLAISTGVLVSHSLGTFLNWKLSAAICAVFPLVSYIFYYFAPESPLWLANKGYTKKAEETFRYLRGYSKSSSDELHILLNRTTKAKDKSSEINKETVKRILSPTFLKPLITMLVLFFIQQFSGINAVIYYSVDILKSTTSNVNEYLATIIVDILRVIMSVTMCFVMKKYNRRSLALFSTIATGISLLLFSLAFRFLPQNYSWVNFVIISLYICCVYSGLVQIPWILTGEIFPTTMREIGSGGCTCFAFLMFFTVVKTGPVMFSEIGTGNGFLVYAVIALAGSVFIYFFLPETKNMTLQKIGDGYKDDNDNKTVTKV
- the LOC120355053 gene encoding facilitated trehalose transporter Tret1-like isoform X2, with amino-acid sequence MSEKSELNGAVENGRNESKIATLPKQIAEGEPLLEETRKEKARLRLKQALAIGGPFIITLGVGMTSGFSAVLLPQLMSNETTIQITQDQSSWIASLAVPPMAVGCILSGYLMEEFGRRLIQMFTSMLFVIAWVIVSVSTSVEVLYVGRIVSGLSAGLLSPLCLVYIAEVSDPVIRGTFLASIPLAISTGVLVSHSLGTFLNWKLSAAICAVFPLVSYIFYYFAPESPLWLANKGYTKKAEETFRYLRGYSKSSSDELHILLNRTTKAKDKSSEINKETVKRILSPTFLKPLITMLVLFFIQQFSGINAVIYYSVDILKSTTSNVNEYLATIIVDILRVIMSVTMCFVMKKYNRRSLALFSTIATGISLLLFSLAFRFLPQNYSWVNFVIISLYICCVYSGLVQIPWILTGEIFPTTMREIGSGGCTCFAFLMFFTVVKTGPVMFSEIGTGNGFLVYAVIALAGSVFIYFFLPETKNMTLQKIGDGYKDDNDNKTVTKV